In one window of Nocardioides sp. DNA:
- a CDS encoding wax ester/triacylglycerol synthase family O-acyltransferase yields MAKKRRVPAQDAMFLWGETPETKMHVASVMPFTPPRDAGPSYLRDMVYKLRDAPVESPWNLKLTHPHLLMHPLQAWVEDDDFDIEYHVRRSALASPGDERELGVLVSRLHSTQIDFTRPPWEVHFIEGLTGGRFAIYTKVHHALVDGFTAVKILGRSLSRDPEARDQPYFFSLKPTKRAKTPAPTKSLLSKITAPVTGVAQGVGAVASMGTDVTKAVLKLETEKLRDSEIINSVSAPNTILNGRTGRNRRLATQQYDMARIKALGERSGGTLNDVVMAICGGGLRKFLTEQGQLPEKPLIAFMPVNIRNEGDEGGGNMVGASLATMGTDIADPIKRLEAVIASTRAAKASMKGMGQLGALAWSGYMLAPQAPQVLASMAGLKSPLPVAFNVCLSNVPGPRETLYLNGSRLEAVYPMSIPIHGMALNITLESYAGTLNFGFIGCRDAVPSLQNLAVYTGRALQELEDAYARRDGSRLLKEPAPKPATKKAPAKKSTTTSAKSRALATKKTAAKKKA; encoded by the coding sequence ATGGCGAAGAAGCGGCGAGTCCCAGCCCAGGACGCGATGTTCCTCTGGGGTGAGACACCCGAGACCAAGATGCACGTGGCCTCGGTGATGCCGTTCACGCCACCACGAGACGCCGGTCCGAGCTATCTGCGCGACATGGTCTACAAACTGCGCGACGCGCCCGTCGAGTCACCGTGGAATCTCAAGCTCACGCACCCGCACCTGCTGATGCACCCACTCCAGGCCTGGGTCGAGGACGACGACTTCGACATCGAATACCACGTACGCCGCTCCGCGCTGGCCAGCCCGGGCGACGAACGCGAACTCGGCGTCCTGGTCAGCCGATTGCACAGCACCCAGATCGACTTCACCAGGCCCCCCTGGGAGGTGCACTTCATCGAGGGTCTGACCGGTGGCCGCTTCGCGATCTATACGAAGGTGCACCACGCATTGGTCGACGGTTTCACGGCCGTCAAGATCCTCGGTCGCAGCCTCAGCCGCGACCCCGAGGCGCGCGATCAGCCGTACTTCTTCAGCCTCAAGCCGACCAAGCGCGCCAAGACTCCTGCCCCCACGAAGTCGCTGCTCAGCAAGATCACGGCGCCGGTGACCGGCGTCGCGCAAGGAGTCGGAGCCGTGGCGAGCATGGGCACCGATGTCACCAAGGCGGTGCTCAAACTCGAGACCGAGAAGCTGCGCGACAGCGAGATCATCAACAGCGTCAGCGCGCCCAACACGATCCTCAACGGGCGCACGGGTCGCAACCGCCGGTTGGCGACCCAGCAGTACGACATGGCGCGGATCAAGGCACTCGGCGAGCGCTCCGGCGGCACCCTGAACGACGTCGTGATGGCGATCTGTGGCGGCGGGCTGCGCAAGTTCCTTACCGAGCAGGGGCAACTGCCCGAGAAGCCGCTGATCGCGTTCATGCCGGTCAACATCCGCAACGAGGGCGACGAGGGCGGCGGCAACATGGTCGGCGCCTCGCTGGCCACGATGGGCACCGACATCGCCGATCCGATCAAACGGCTGGAAGCCGTGATCGCCTCGACGCGGGCCGCGAAAGCGTCCATGAAGGGGATGGGCCAACTCGGGGCGCTGGCGTGGTCGGGTTACATGCTCGCCCCGCAAGCACCGCAGGTGCTGGCCTCGATGGCAGGGCTGAAGAGTCCACTGCCGGTGGCGTTCAACGTATGCCTGTCCAACGTGCCCGGCCCACGCGAGACGCTCTACCTCAACGGGTCGCGGCTCGAAGCCGTCTACCCGATGTCGATCCCGATCCACGGCATGGCGCTCAACATCACCTTGGAGTCCTACGCAGGCACGCTGAACTTCGGCTTCATCGGCTGCCGTGACGCGGTGCCGAGTCTGCAGAACCTCGCGGTCTACACCGGCCGGGCGCTGCAGGAGTTGGAGGACGCGTACGCGAGACGCGACGGCTCCCGTCTGCTCAAGGAGCCCGCTCCCAAGCCTGCGACGAAGAAGGCACCGGCCAAGAAGAGCACCACGACGAGTGCGAAGTCGCGAGCCCTGGCGACCAAGAAGACGGCAGCGAAGAAGAAGGCATGA
- a CDS encoding GAF domain-containing protein, with protein MLELYATEGLNPRPVHHGAAAARPGPRRHDRARARGRSTCPTRRSHPAFAYLPETGEEIYNSFLGVPVLRAGRTLGVLVVQNRTKRTYSRGRGRGARDHGDGDRRDDRRRRSGAR; from the coding sequence GTGCTCGAGCTCTACGCCACCGAAGGCCTCAACCCGAGGCCGGTCCACCATGGCGCAGCTGCGGCTCGGCCAGGGCCTCGTCGGCACGATCGCGCGCGAGCGCGCGGCCGCTCAACCTGTCCGACGCGCAGAAGCCATCCGGCCTTCGCCTACCTGCCGGAGACGGGCGAAGAGATCTACAACTCCTTCCTCGGCGTGCCGGTGCTGCGCGCCGGCCGCACGCTCGGCGTGCTCGTCGTGCAGAACCGCACCAAGCGCACCTACTCGCGAGGACGAGGTCGAGGCGCTCGAGACCACGGCGATGGTGATCGCCGAGATGATCGCCGCCGGCGATCTGGCGCGCGCTGA
- a CDS encoding IS3 family transposase (programmed frameshift), with translation MARPSRYPTELRERAVRMVMESRRDYPHESAVIRSVAAKLGITSTESLRKWLRQAEIDGGVRVGKSSEEIAEIKALKKEVAELRRANEILKSASGFLRGGARPPQQVLIDYIEDHKVEFGVEPICRVLSEHGIKIAPSTYYEARSRRPSKQQIRDAELVEIMVAERNRQKLVARFGARKMWLHLRGRGHDVARCTVERLYREQRWVGALRLKKFRTTIGDPAAERPLDLVDRQFWASRPNQLWVADFTYVATWSGTVYVAFIFDVFSRRIVGWRAATRMTTDLVLDTLEHAIWTRQQAGVTDLSGLIHHTDAGSQYVSFAFTQRLVDEGVDPSVGSVGDAYDNALAESQIGLYKAELIRPEGPWRGVEHVELETLNWVDFFNNERPHEALSDLTPMAAEELHYAARNELTPTG, from the exons ATGGCACGTCCCTCGAGGTACCCGACCGAGCTGCGTGAGCGCGCAGTGCGGATGGTGATGGAGTCCAGGCGGGACTATCCGCACGAGTCCGCCGTGATCAGGTCGGTCGCGGCGAAGCTGGGCATCACCTCTACTGAATCGCTGCGTAAGTGGCTGCGGCAGGCCGAGATCGACGGCGGTGTCCGCGTCGGCAAGTCCAGCGAGGAGATCGCTGAGATCAAGGCGTTGAAGAAAGAGGTCGCCGAACTGCGGCGGGCGAACGAGATCTTGAAGAGCGCTTCGG GCTTTCTTCGCGGCGGAGCTCGACCGCCCCAACAGGTTCTGATCGACTACATCGAGGACCACAAGGTGGAGTTCGGGGTCGAGCCGATCTGCCGCGTGCTCAGTGAGCACGGGATCAAGATCGCTCCGTCCACCTACTACGAGGCTCGCTCACGCCGGCCTTCCAAGCAGCAGATCCGCGACGCGGAGCTGGTCGAGATCATGGTCGCCGAGCGCAACCGGCAGAAGCTGGTCGCGCGGTTTGGTGCACGCAAGATGTGGCTGCACCTGCGCGGACGGGGCCATGACGTCGCTCGATGCACCGTCGAGCGGCTCTACCGTGAACAACGCTGGGTCGGGGCGCTACGTCTGAAGAAGTTCCGGACCACCATCGGCGACCCGGCCGCCGAGCGACCACTGGACCTGGTCGATCGGCAGTTCTGGGCGAGCAGGCCCAACCAGCTATGGGTCGCCGACTTCACATATGTCGCGACCTGGTCAGGCACTGTCTACGTCGCCTTCATCTTCGACGTCTTCAGCCGTCGGATCGTGGGCTGGCGGGCCGCCACGCGGATGACGACCGACCTGGTGCTCGACACCCTTGAGCATGCGATCTGGACCCGCCAGCAGGCCGGTGTCACCGACCTTTCCGGCCTCATCCATCACACCGATGCAGGGTCTCAATACGTCAGCTTTGCCTTCACCCAGCGCCTCGTCGACGAGGGGGTCGACCCCTCAGTCGGGTCTGTTGGCGATGCCTATGACAACGCCCTCGCCGAGTCCCAGATCGGGCTCTACAAAGCCGAACTCATACGTCCTGAAGGTCCCTGGCGCGGCGTCGAACACGTCGAACTAGAGACCCTGAACTGGGTCGACTTCTTCAACAACGAGCGCCCTCACGAGGCGCTCTCCGACCTCACGCCCATGGCGGCCGAGGAACTGCACTACGCTGCAAGAAACGAGCTCACGCCAACCGGCTGA
- a CDS encoding putative PEP-binding protein encodes MALQRRRRPRPCRAARAAHRRHQPVQRGHARHELRRLDEALGSLRLSIDDMLSRREVAFEGEHRAVLEAYRMFAHDRGWVRRLEEAIRNGLTAEAAVEKVQSDTRARMLHMTDPYLRERLRDFDDLANRLLRAADGARAGDAGRQPAEGRDHRRALDGRGGAAGLSARQAARPGAGGRRRHQPCRDRGARHGHPGRRPGRRAPCPCRKTATRSSSTARTARVHLRPQPDLEAAYAEKVRFRARRQELYRELRDQPSVSQGRRARSTCMMNAGLAVDLPQLAESGAAGIGLFRTELQFMVAATFPRAEAQEQLYRDVLDAAQRQAGDLPHARHRRRQGAALFPRARSEENPALGWRAIRLTLDRPGLLRTQVRALLKAAGGRELRVMLPMVTEVSRDSRGARADRPRSAAICRRFGHQLPTSLKVGAMLEVPALLLAARRADGGGGLRLGRLERPVPVRHGDRPRQCAASPTGSIRCRRRSCAC; translated from the coding sequence CTGGCGCTTCAACGACGGCGTCGGCCTCGGCCATGTCGTGCTGCACGAGCCGCGCATCGTCGTCACCAACCTGTTCAACGAGGACACGCGAGGCACGAGCTGCGGCGGCTCGACGAGGCGCTCGGGTCGCTCCGGCTCTCCATCGACGACATGCTGTCGCGCCGCGAGGTCGCCTTCGAGGGCGAGCACCGCGCGGTGCTCGAAGCCTACCGCATGTTCGCCCACGACCGCGGCTGGGTGCGGCGGCTGGAGGAGGCGATCCGCAACGGCCTGACGGCGGAAGCCGCGGTCGAGAAGGTGCAGAGCGATACGCGCGCGCGCATGCTGCACATGACCGACCCCTATCTGCGCGAGCGGCTGCGCGATTTCGACGATCTCGCCAACCGGCTGCTGCGCGCAGCTGATGGGGCACGGGCCGGAGACGCTGGCCGGCAGCCTGCCGAAGGACGCGATCATCGTCGCGCGCTCGATGGGCGCGGCGGAGCTGCTGGACTATCCGCGCGACAAGCTGCGCGGCCTGGTGCTGGAGGACGGCGCCGCCACCAGCCATGTCGTGATCGTGGCGCGCGCCATGGGCATCCCGGTCGCCGGCCAGGTCGAAGGGCGCCGTGTCCATGTCGGAAAACGGCGACGCGATCATCGTCGACGGCGAGGACGGCACGCGTGCATCTGCGGCCGCAGCCGGACCTCGAAGCGGCCTATGCCGAGAAGGTGCGCTTCCGCGCGCGCCGGCAGGAGCTCTACCGCGAGCTGCGCGACCAGCCGTCGGTGTCGCAAGGACGGCGTGCAAGATCGACCTGCATGATGAATGCCGGGCTGGCGGTCGACCTGCCGCAGCTGGCCGAGTCGGGCGCGGCGGGCATCGGCCTGTTCCGCACCGAGCTGCAGTTCATGGTCGCGGCGACCTTCCCGCGCGCCGAGGCGCAGGAGCAGCTCTACCGCGACGTGCTGGACGCGGCGCAGCGGCAAGCCGGTGACCTTCCGCACGCTCGACATCGGCGGCGACAAGGTGCTGCCCTATTTCCGCGCGCGCGCAGCGAGGAGAACCCGGCGCTCGGCTGGCGCGCGATCCGGCTGACGCTCGACCGGCCGGGCCTGCTGCGCACCCAGGTGCGGGCGCTGCTGAAGGCCGCCGGCGGGCGCGAGCTGCGCGTCATGCTGCCGATGGTCACCGAAGTCTCGCGAGATTCGCGAGGCGCGCGAGCTGATCGACCGCGAAGTGCGGCCATCTGTCGACGCTTCGGCCACCAGCTGCCGACCAGCCTGAAGGTCGGCGCGATGCTGGAAGTGCCGGCGCTGCTGTTGGCAGCTCGACGAGCTGATGGCGGCGGTGGACTTCGTCTCGGTCGGCTCGAACGACCTGTTCCAGTTCGTCATGGCGACCGACCGCGGCAATGCGCTGCGTCGCCGACCGGTTCGATCCGCTGTCGGCGCCGTTCCTGCGCGTGCTGA
- a CDS encoding HAD-IB family hydrolase, producing MSGLSDAVRDVIAAIEAGPSGPEIGAFFDLDGTLVAGYTAATFYGDRLRHGEVSPGDFLRTVVNVIDGEVLGGDPTRVAYLAFTALRGQSEETFAELGERLFRQKIAHTIRGEARAIVRAHQRMGHTIAVASAATRYQIGPVARDLGIDHLICTTLEVEDGIFTGETIGPMLWGKNKATGVRTFAKAHGVSLSDSYAYGNGYEDVAFLSTVGYPTALSPHSGLRAAAERLGWPVLDLRDPAAGGMVPLVRTFAALGGMNAAVTTGLTLGALTRNRQRGLNAAVSLATGLPLALAGVKLNVRHEDRIWSHRPAIFVANHQSSLDIVVMGALLKEDFTFLAKKEAKYDPRAMVGSLLIDPAFIDRSNSEQARTTLDALVARIQGGTSLMIFPEGTRSRTPVLGPFRKGAFHLAIQAGVPIVPVVMRNTGELMQKGSLAINPGVIDVVVLEPETDWTVENLNDHVAALHRRFEETLARWPEEDD from the coding sequence GTGAGCGGACTGTCGGACGCCGTTCGTGATGTCATCGCCGCGATCGAGGCAGGCCCGTCGGGCCCTGAGATCGGCGCCTTCTTCGACCTCGACGGGACCCTGGTCGCCGGCTATACCGCCGCGACGTTCTATGGGGATCGGCTGCGCCACGGCGAGGTCTCGCCCGGCGACTTCCTGCGTACGGTCGTCAACGTCATCGACGGCGAGGTGCTGGGCGGCGACCCGACGCGGGTGGCGTACCTGGCCTTCACCGCGCTGCGCGGTCAGAGCGAGGAGACCTTCGCCGAGCTTGGTGAACGACTGTTCCGGCAGAAGATCGCGCACACCATCCGCGGCGAGGCACGCGCGATCGTACGCGCGCATCAGCGGATGGGACATACGATCGCCGTCGCCTCGGCGGCGACTCGGTATCAGATCGGGCCGGTCGCGCGAGACCTCGGCATCGATCATCTGATCTGCACGACCCTGGAGGTCGAGGACGGCATCTTCACGGGCGAGACGATCGGGCCGATGCTGTGGGGCAAGAACAAGGCGACCGGCGTGCGTACGTTCGCGAAGGCGCATGGGGTGTCGTTGTCTGACTCCTACGCCTACGGCAACGGTTATGAGGACGTCGCCTTCTTGTCGACGGTCGGGTACCCGACCGCGTTGAGCCCGCACAGCGGCTTGCGCGCCGCCGCCGAACGGCTGGGGTGGCCGGTGCTCGACCTGCGTGATCCGGCCGCCGGAGGGATGGTGCCGCTCGTGCGTACGTTCGCCGCCCTCGGCGGGATGAATGCGGCGGTGACGACCGGCCTCACCCTGGGCGCGCTGACCCGCAACCGGCAGCGCGGGCTCAATGCGGCCGTGTCTCTCGCGACCGGGCTGCCGCTGGCACTGGCCGGGGTGAAGCTCAACGTCCGTCATGAGGACCGGATCTGGTCGCACCGACCGGCGATCTTCGTGGCCAATCACCAAAGCTCGCTCGACATCGTGGTGATGGGTGCGCTGCTGAAGGAGGACTTCACCTTCTTGGCCAAGAAGGAGGCGAAGTACGACCCTCGCGCGATGGTCGGCTCGTTGCTGATCGACCCCGCCTTCATCGATCGCTCCAACTCCGAGCAGGCGCGCACGACCCTCGATGCGCTGGTCGCGCGCATTCAGGGCGGCACGTCGCTGATGATCTTCCCCGAGGGGACCCGCTCTCGTACGCCCGTGCTCGGACCGTTCCGCAAGGGTGCCTTCCACCTCGCGATCCAGGCGGGCGTGCCGATCGTGCCCGTCGTGATGCGCAACACCGGCGAGCTCATGCAGAAGGGGTCGCTGGCGATCAACCCCGGCGTGATCGACGTGGTGGTGCTCGAACCCGAGACCGACTGGACGGTCGAGAATCTCAACGACCACGTGGCGGCGCTGCATCGCCGCTTCGAGGAGACCCTGGCCCGCTGGCCGGAGGAGGACGACTGA
- a CDS encoding wax ester/triacylglycerol synthase domain-containing protein, with protein sequence MPTAKKASSTQRPARAKSTDREPELDSDVTDLERWAAAAVWSHRAELDAVETALWRSERHPALSATSCILIMLDSEPEWERFRAATEWGTALVRRLRQRILEPALPTTNPIWVDDEHFTLDYHLRRQPVGGSGSLADTLTVAQQIAMTPFDRTRPLWEGVLLTGLADGGAAYLLKIHHTLADGLGTVQLLSLLQSRTRTHTSDKPTAPTAPAGSPDDAVALATSGLLHDLSSLPARAGVAVRHGLFAARHPRTVVAETLRYAASVRRLASPPPTSGSPLLEDRDGRSWNFLALDVPLAELRAAGRTVGGSLQDAFIAALLGGIRKYHNYHDLAVEDLPISLRVSLDRADDPMSGNRFAGAMIAAPAGLVDPADRIAAVRGEVLSLHTERALDAFRAFAPVANVLPSDVTTFALQSGAAADLSAAVIPGPARESFMAGARVNGMYAFGPLPGVAISATLLTCGDTAYVGLNVDGLAVPDLDELRLFLIEGFDEVLALAR encoded by the coding sequence ATGCCGACCGCCAAGAAGGCTTCCTCAACTCAACGCCCAGCGAGGGCCAAGTCAACGGACAGGGAGCCCGAACTCGACTCCGACGTCACCGATCTCGAGCGCTGGGCAGCCGCCGCCGTCTGGTCGCACCGCGCCGAGTTGGACGCCGTCGAGACCGCGCTGTGGCGCTCAGAGCGACACCCGGCGTTGTCGGCGACCTCGTGCATCCTGATCATGCTCGATTCCGAGCCGGAGTGGGAACGCTTCCGAGCCGCGACCGAGTGGGGCACGGCTCTCGTACGCCGGCTGCGGCAGCGGATCCTGGAGCCCGCACTGCCGACGACCAACCCGATCTGGGTCGATGACGAGCACTTCACCTTGGACTACCACCTACGCCGTCAGCCGGTCGGTGGTTCCGGATCGCTGGCGGACACCTTGACGGTGGCGCAGCAGATCGCGATGACGCCCTTCGACCGGACCCGGCCGTTGTGGGAGGGCGTCCTGCTGACCGGGCTGGCCGACGGCGGGGCGGCGTACCTGCTCAAAATCCACCACACGTTGGCCGACGGGCTGGGGACCGTTCAACTGCTTTCGTTGCTGCAGTCGCGCACTCGTACGCACACCTCCGACAAGCCGACAGCTCCGACGGCTCCAGCGGGCAGTCCGGACGATGCGGTCGCTTTGGCCACGTCGGGGCTGCTGCACGATCTCTCGTCACTGCCTGCGCGCGCGGGGGTCGCGGTGCGGCACGGGCTGTTCGCGGCGCGGCATCCGCGCACGGTGGTCGCGGAGACGCTGCGCTATGCGGCTTCCGTACGCCGGCTCGCGTCACCGCCGCCAACCTCCGGGTCGCCGCTGCTGGAGGACCGCGACGGACGCTCGTGGAACTTCCTGGCGCTCGACGTGCCGCTGGCCGAGCTGCGAGCGGCCGGTCGTACGGTCGGGGGCTCGCTGCAGGACGCCTTCATCGCGGCACTTCTGGGCGGCATCCGGAAGTATCACAACTACCACGATCTGGCGGTCGAGGATCTGCCGATCAGCCTGCGAGTGTCGCTGGATCGCGCCGACGATCCGATGAGCGGGAACCGCTTCGCGGGCGCGATGATCGCGGCGCCCGCGGGGTTGGTGGATCCAGCGGATCGGATCGCGGCGGTGCGCGGCGAAGTGCTGTCGTTGCACACCGAGCGAGCGCTGGACGCGTTCCGGGCGTTCGCGCCCGTGGCGAACGTGCTGCCGTCGGACGTCACCACCTTCGCGTTGCAATCGGGTGCCGCGGCCGACCTGTCCGCGGCAGTGATCCCGGGGCCGGCGCGCGAGTCGTTCATGGCGGGCGCGCGCGTCAACGGGATGTACGCGTTCGGCCCGCTGCCTGGTGTCGCGATCTCGGCGACACTGTTGACGTGTGGCGACACTGCGTACGTCGGCCTCAACGTCGACGGCCTCGCGGTGCCTGACCTCGACGAGTTGCGCCTGTTCCTGATCGAGGGGTTCGACGAGGTGCTGGCGCTGGCTCGTTAG
- a CDS encoding lysophospholipid acyltransferase, with protein MNILGKVRDLAEKTLPTPALPGEAEALLEDRRFGEALAREASDAGRDIDDVRDEAAEYLREMAASHGPRTTAQWAKAGDWFARAYDVLVDEDQIARLKKLDRQHSLALAFSHRSYLDGVIVPNVLRARRFSPTFTFGGANLDLPFLGPLVSRSGLIFIRRKTSEIPVYRVTLKSYIRELVKHRRNLAWSIEGGRTRTGKLRPPVHGILKYIVEAVEGDSADPDAQVVPLSIVYDQLHEVANMTAEARGARKNPEDLRFVVRFASSQRKRMGRAYLTVGEPFSLRGRLDELHADGLTTHQAIERIALDISHRINRATPVTVTAVVSLALLGADRALTLDEVLETVKPLANYIETKGWPVAGAANLQDRSTVRRALQDLVTSEVLTSYDRGTEPVWRIAQGQHLVAAFYRNTLIHLLVDRAIGELALLTVSELPPDADLPPEGELRVGWDEAKRMRDLLKFEFFFPGRQEFEEELRRELLILVGEQVTEVSPATARELLVNAQPHLAHLVLRPFLDAYLVLADRLAEHGDDAVNEDDLLDETLAVGQQWQLQRKIASAESVSLELYKTALALARHRGLLEQGEGVAEKRQTFAAEIADSVRRVQLIADLAAEATS; from the coding sequence ATGAACATCCTCGGCAAGGTCCGCGATCTCGCGGAGAAGACACTGCCCACCCCTGCGCTTCCCGGGGAGGCCGAAGCACTGCTGGAGGACCGCCGTTTCGGCGAAGCCCTGGCACGCGAAGCCAGTGATGCCGGGCGCGACATCGACGACGTCCGCGACGAAGCGGCCGAATACCTGCGCGAGATGGCCGCCAGCCACGGCCCTCGTACGACCGCCCAGTGGGCCAAGGCCGGCGACTGGTTCGCCCGCGCGTACGACGTGCTCGTCGACGAGGACCAGATCGCCCGGTTGAAGAAGCTCGACCGGCAGCACAGCCTGGCGCTGGCGTTTAGCCACCGGTCCTACCTGGACGGCGTGATCGTGCCCAACGTGCTGCGCGCGCGACGCTTCAGTCCTACCTTCACCTTCGGCGGCGCCAACCTCGATCTGCCGTTTCTCGGGCCGCTGGTGAGCCGCAGCGGCTTGATCTTCATCCGCCGCAAGACCAGCGAGATCCCGGTCTATCGGGTCACGTTGAAGTCCTATATCCGCGAACTCGTCAAGCACCGGCGCAACCTCGCCTGGTCGATCGAAGGCGGGCGGACCCGCACGGGCAAACTGCGACCGCCCGTGCACGGGATCTTGAAGTACATCGTGGAAGCGGTCGAGGGCGACTCTGCCGACCCCGATGCGCAGGTCGTCCCCCTCTCGATCGTGTACGACCAGCTGCACGAGGTCGCCAACATGACCGCCGAGGCGCGCGGGGCGCGCAAGAACCCCGAGGATCTGCGGTTCGTGGTGCGGTTCGCGAGCTCGCAGCGCAAGCGGATGGGACGGGCGTACCTCACCGTCGGTGAGCCCTTCTCCCTGCGTGGGCGCCTCGACGAGTTGCACGCCGACGGCCTCACCACACACCAGGCGATCGAACGGATCGCGCTCGACATCAGCCACCGGATCAACCGCGCCACCCCGGTCACCGTGACGGCGGTGGTGTCCTTGGCGCTGCTCGGCGCCGACCGCGCGCTGACGCTCGATGAGGTGCTGGAGACCGTCAAACCGCTCGCGAACTACATCGAGACCAAGGGCTGGCCGGTGGCGGGCGCGGCCAACCTGCAGGACCGTTCGACCGTACGCCGGGCTTTGCAGGACCTGGTGACCAGCGAGGTTCTGACGTCGTACGACCGGGGCACCGAGCCGGTCTGGCGGATCGCGCAGGGCCAGCACCTGGTGGCCGCCTTCTATCGCAATACGCTGATCCACCTGCTCGTCGATCGTGCGATCGGCGAACTCGCGCTGCTGACCGTGAGCGAGCTGCCGCCCGATGCCGATCTGCCCCCCGAAGGCGAGCTGCGGGTCGGCTGGGACGAGGCCAAGCGGATGCGCGATCTGTTGAAGTTCGAGTTCTTCTTCCCGGGGCGCCAGGAGTTCGAAGAGGAGTTGCGTCGCGAACTGCTGATCCTCGTGGGCGAACAGGTCACGGAGGTCTCCCCCGCGACCGCTCGCGAACTGCTCGTCAATGCTCAGCCACACCTGGCGCATCTGGTGCTGCGGCCCTTCCTCGACGCCTATCTGGTGCTCGCCGATCGGCTCGCCGAACACGGCGACGACGCGGTCAACGAAGACGACCTGCTGGACGAGACCCTGGCCGTCGGACAGCAGTGGCAGTTGCAGCGCAAGATCGCGTCGGCCGAATCGGTGTCGCTGGAGTTGTATAAGACGGCGCTCGCCCTGGCTCGCCACCGTGGGCTCCTAGAACAGGGCGAAGGGGTCGCAGAGAAGAGGCAGACCTTCGCGGCCGAGATCGCGGATTCGGTACGCCGGGTGCAACTCATTGCCGACCTCGCCGCCGAGGCGACATCGTGA